A region of Aliivibrio fischeri DNA encodes the following proteins:
- a CDS encoding phosphate ABC transporter substrate-binding protein: MKKSVIGALAIISSVVAAPTLAKETISAVGSSSVTPLMEVFSETYMKDHSNVFIEVQGPGSSAGVKAAKNGSADLGMSSRNLKSDEKDPALKELIVAHDGIAVVVNPNNKLKGLTSEQVTAIYKGEVKNWKEVGGADKPVVVITRDTASGTRGAFEDIMSLKKKVSGMKVSAISQRAQVANGNGALKTMVASNPYAIGYISLGTVDSSVHALAIDNVEPSVADIKNGTYKVSRPFLVLYKEGKPSAEAQKFLDWMTAETAQNLVEKKGYISVN; encoded by the coding sequence ATGAAAAAGTCAGTAATCGGCGCACTAGCAATTATTAGTTCAGTAGTAGCAGCACCAACTTTAGCAAAGGAAACCATTTCTGCTGTTGGTTCAAGCAGTGTAACTCCACTTATGGAAGTGTTTTCTGAAACATACATGAAAGACCATTCAAACGTATTTATCGAAGTTCAAGGCCCGGGCTCTTCTGCTGGTGTTAAAGCGGCAAAAAATGGCTCAGCTGATTTAGGCATGTCTTCTCGTAACTTAAAATCAGATGAGAAAGATCCTGCACTTAAAGAACTTATTGTTGCTCACGACGGCATCGCTGTTGTTGTAAACCCAAATAACAAACTTAAAGGGTTAACATCAGAGCAAGTAACGGCTATCTATAAAGGTGAAGTTAAAAACTGGAAAGAAGTGGGTGGCGCAGACAAGCCTGTTGTTGTAATTACTCGTGATACTGCATCTGGTACTCGTGGCGCATTTGAAGACATCATGAGCCTGAAGAAAAAAGTATCAGGTATGAAAGTATCAGCGATTTCACAACGAGCTCAAGTTGCTAACGGCAACGGTGCATTAAAAACAATGGTAGCAAGTAACCCATACGCAATTGGTTACATCTCTTTAGGTACCGTTGATAGCTCTGTACACGCACTAGCAATTGATAACGTAGAACCAAGTGTTGCTGACATCAAAAACGGCACTTACAAAGTATCTCGTCCATTCCTTGTTCTATACAAAGAAGGTAAACCATCAGCTGAAGCTCAAAAATTCCTTGATTGGATGACAGCTGAAACAGCTCAAAACCTTGTTGAAAAGAAAGGCTACATCTCAGTTAACTAA
- the pstC gene encoding phosphate ABC transporter permease subunit PstC, translating to MTIAMNNQSTENQVKPSNNPLREKKRVDWRERIFHGLFLSCAVIGIVSLATIAYFIIKESIPAFQQAGVSGIVLGQDWLPPALYGVFTMIVASIVSTFGAVLVGVPVGILTAIFIAEIAPKQVADIIRPAVELLAGIPSVVYGFFGLVIIVPLIQDIFQVPAGNTILAGIIVLGVMILPTVITVSETSIRAVPSTYREGSLALGASKIFTIFRILLPAARSGIMTGVILGIARALGETMAIIMVMGNAPAMPEGILDSARTLTANIAIEMSYASGIHANALYATGVVLLVFIMSLNGILLYLNRETAK from the coding sequence ATGACCATCGCAATGAATAATCAAAGCACAGAAAATCAAGTAAAACCATCTAACAATCCACTACGAGAAAAAAAGCGCGTGGATTGGAGAGAACGTATTTTTCACGGTTTATTTTTAAGTTGTGCTGTTATTGGTATTGTTTCACTAGCGACTATCGCTTACTTCATCATTAAAGAAAGTATTCCTGCATTTCAACAAGCTGGTGTAAGCGGCATTGTATTAGGCCAAGATTGGCTACCGCCGGCATTATATGGTGTATTCACCATGATCGTCGCGTCAATTGTATCTACTTTTGGTGCAGTATTAGTTGGTGTTCCTGTTGGTATTTTAACGGCTATTTTTATTGCAGAAATAGCACCAAAACAAGTCGCTGATATTATTCGACCTGCCGTTGAGCTATTAGCTGGTATACCATCGGTTGTATACGGCTTCTTTGGCCTAGTTATTATTGTTCCATTAATTCAAGACATATTCCAAGTCCCTGCAGGTAACACCATTCTTGCTGGTATTATCGTTCTTGGTGTAATGATTCTTCCTACTGTAATCACCGTATCAGAAACGTCTATTCGTGCAGTACCGTCAACATACAGAGAAGGATCATTGGCACTTGGAGCTTCTAAAATATTCACGATTTTCCGTATTCTTCTTCCTGCCGCTCGTTCAGGTATCATGACCGGCGTTATTCTTGGTATCGCTCGTGCACTGGGTGAAACCATGGCAATCATCATGGTAATGGGTAATGCCCCAGCAATGCCTGAAGGAATTTTAGATTCAGCACGAACATTAACCGCAAACATCGCAATTGAAATGTCATACGCAAGTGGCATTCACGCCAACGCTCTGTACGCTACCGGTGTGGTATTGCTTGTATTTATCATGTCTCTTAATGGCATTCTTCTTTACTTAAACCGTGAAACGGCGAAATAA
- the pstA gene encoding phosphate ABC transporter permease PstA, translating to MNKLKKQRQIKDQIASGFIWLSAAITVGFLFWIIWYILSNGMQHVSWSFITDNYTRTGEEHGIFPMIVSTLYMVLASIAVAAPLGIMTAIYLTEYAKVGSKLVKAIRFCTESLAGIPSIIFGLFGMTFFVGILGLGFSILSGALTLSILILPVIIRTTEEALMAVPQTFREGSYGLGASKIYTIWRLILPSAMPGILTSVILSIGRVIGESAPVFLTAGMVARIPDSLLDSGRTLTVHLYKLTTELFTIDEWNQAYGTATVLIVLVLVINMLTKLLARKINKASY from the coding sequence ATGAATAAATTAAAAAAACAGCGTCAAATAAAAGACCAAATTGCTTCAGGGTTCATTTGGTTATCAGCTGCTATTACTGTAGGTTTCCTATTTTGGATTATCTGGTACATCCTTTCGAATGGCATGCAACACGTAAGTTGGTCATTCATTACAGATAACTACACTCGAACAGGTGAAGAGCACGGTATCTTCCCTATGATAGTTTCAACGTTATACATGGTACTTGCTTCAATTGCTGTCGCAGCACCACTTGGTATCATGACAGCTATTTACCTAACCGAATATGCAAAGGTAGGAAGCAAATTAGTTAAAGCGATTCGCTTCTGTACTGAATCGTTGGCTGGCATTCCATCGATTATCTTTGGTCTGTTTGGTATGACTTTCTTTGTCGGTATTTTAGGTCTTGGCTTCTCTATCTTATCTGGTGCTTTAACACTGAGTATTTTAATACTACCCGTTATCATTCGTACAACAGAAGAAGCGTTAATGGCTGTACCTCAAACATTTCGTGAAGGTTCATACGGACTTGGTGCATCAAAAATTTATACAATTTGGCGCTTAATTTTACCAAGTGCAATGCCAGGTATTCTGACTTCCGTTATTTTAAGTATTGGTCGTGTTATTGGTGAGTCTGCACCCGTGTTTTTGACCGCTGGTATGGTTGCACGTATTCCCGATTCATTACTGGATTCAGGGCGTACACTAACCGTTCACCTTTATAAGTTAACCACTGAATTATTTACTATCGACGAGTGGAACCAAGCTTACGGAACTGCAACCGTACTGATCGTTCTTGTTCTTGTCATTAATATGCTAACCAAGCTATTGGCTCGAAAAATTAATAAAGCATCTTACTAA